The following proteins are co-located in the Manihot esculenta cultivar AM560-2 chromosome 9, M.esculenta_v8, whole genome shotgun sequence genome:
- the LOC110622243 gene encoding putative pentatricopeptide repeat-containing protein At5g06400, mitochondrial — MRHIIRQQFLFSNSSYKLFRPQVSFLSSLSKSHSNKSQEPELQAQAESSSINPLFREITEILGADNVIPEKSPSGIITSEFNEEVKVHTQSVRENVEPNNVLQGKQNFSVLDEIDVSPVVHEITEIVRAENDLVSMEERLESLEFQFEPEIIEKVLKRCFKVPHLAFRFFNWLRMKDGFYHTTKIYNTMLYIAGEAKEFKVVDDLLGEMEKNSCEKDIKTWAILISQFGKAKLTGRALLFFEEMKKSECEPDEKNYRTMVHFLCNAGKGEIALEVYKEMTQRDMGLDLTLYKMLLNTMAKSGDVGGVNLVADDMNRLSQIPEQHVHVYVLKSFCMAGRIREALALIRDLKNKGIPVNYEYFEILVKGLCRAGNIADAMEIVEIMKKKSLIDAKIYGIIISGYLRKKELSRALELFQSMKESGWQPTASTYTELMQHLFSLNQYKKGFDLYDEMLGRGIEADCVAIMTIVAGHVRQNQISEAWEAFNNMEDKGIIPTWKSYSIFIKELCKVSKTDEILKVLNKMQASKIFINNEIFKWVIACMEKKGEKDNIQKVKHMQSMCSLHSLQCKASMDEELKVEQNHNQLELGMIDQSEQGMTDPYLLKPFSKGYNEQDLQEISSILSSSDNWCIMREALEKCTVQFTPELVVEILRNCSMHGNAALHFFSWVGLQTGCCHTTETYNMAMKISGRGKDFKHMRSLFYEMRRKGCLITPDTWAIMIMQYGRTGLTEIALKIFNEMKDNGYNPNESTYKYLIISLCGRKGRKVDEAINIFQEMIRAGHIPDREVVETYLCCLCEAGKLSEARRSLDSLHKVGFTIPLSYSLHIRALCRSGRLEEALSLLDEVGAEQTSLDQYTYGTLVHGLLRKGRQEEALAKVDSMKQTGIQPTVHVYTSLIVHFFKEKQMEKAMEYFKKMQEDGCKPTIVTYSALIRGYMNMGRDVDAWNVFNHMKLEGPAPDFKTYSMFIDCLCRAGKSEEALQLISQMVDDRIVPSTINFRTVIFGLNREGKHDLAQTVLKQKLALRSKRKFLT, encoded by the coding sequence ATGAGGCATATAATCAGACAACAATTCTTGTTCTCAAACTCAAGCTATAAGCTTTTTAGACCTCAGGTTTCCTTCCTTTCAAGCCTCTCTAAATCCCATTCGAACAAATCCCAAGAACCCGAATTGCAAGCCCAAGCAGAATCTAGCTCTATCAATCCGCTCTTCAGGGAGATCACTGAAATTCTGGGAGCTGATAATGTAATTCCCGAAAAATCCCCATCTGGGATCATAACAAGTGAGTTCAATGAAGAAGTAAAGGTTCACACACAAAGTGTTCGTGAAAATGTTGAGCCCAACAATGTGTTGCAAGGGAAGCAGAATTTCTCAGTGTTGGATGAAATTGATGTTAGCCCTGTAGTTCATGAGATCACTGAGATTGTTCGCGCAGAAAATGACTTGGTTTCAATGGAGGAGAGGTTAGAGAGTCTAGAGTTTCAGTTTGAACCGGAGATTAttgagaaagttttgaagagatgcTTTAAAGTTCCACATTTAGCTTTCAGGTTTTTTAATTGGCTGCGGATGAAAGATGGTTTTTATCATACAACCAAGATTTACAATACCATGTTATATATAGCTGGGGAAGCGAAAGAATTTAAGGTGGTGGATGATTTGCTAGGGGAAATGGAGAAGAACTCATGCGAGAAGGATATTAAAACTTGGGCCATTCTTAtctctcagtttgggaaggcaAAATTAACAGGCAGAGCCTTGTTATTCtttgaggagatgaagaaatCTGAGTGTGAACCTGATGAAAAAAATTACAGAACGATGGTGCATTTTCTATGTAATGCTGGCAAAGGTGAGATTGCATTGGAAGTTTACAAGGAGATGACCCAAAGGGATATGGGACTGGATTTAACTTTGTACAAAATGTTACTGAATACCATGGCAAAGTCAGGAGACGTTGGTGGTGTAAACTTGGTTGCTGATGACATGAATAGGCTTTCCCAGATTCCGGAGCAGCATGTTCATGTTTATGTACTGAAAAGCTTTTGTATGGCAGGGAGAATTAGAGAAGCTTTAGCATTGATTCGCGATCTCAAGAATAAAGGGATACCAGTTAACTATGAATATTTTGAGATCTTAGTGAAAGGACTGTGCAGGGCTGGTAATATTGCAGATGCTATGGAAATCGTTGAAATTATGAAGAAAAAATCTTTAATTGATGCAAAGATTTATGGAATTATCATCAGTGGATACCTGAGGAAGAAAGAACTTTCTAGGGCACTGGAGCTGTTTCAAAGCATGAAAGAATCCGGATGGCAACCAACTGCTTCCACCTATACAGAATTAATGCAACACCTGTTCAGTTTGAATCAGTACAAAAAAGGATTCGATCTATATGATGAGATGCTGGGAAGAGGAATTGAGGCAGACTGTGTAGCAATCATGACGATTGTTGCAGGTCATGTTCGCCAGAATCAAATTTCAGAAGCATGGGAAGCATTCAATAATATGGAAGACAAGGGAATCATTCCCACTTGGAAATCTTATTCCATATTCATTAAGGAGCTCTGTAAAGTTTCAAAAACAGATGAAATTTTGAAGGTTCTGAACAAAATGCAGGCTTCCAAGATATTCATTAATAATGAAATATTCAAGTGGGTTATAGCTTGTATGGAGAAGAAGGGAGAAAAGGACAATATTCAAAAAGTGAAGCATATGCAAAGTATGTGTAGTCTTCATTCTCTACAATGCAAGGCATCCATGGATGAGGAGCTCAAAGTAGAACAGAATCATAACCAACTCGAGCTTGGAATGATAGATCAGTCAGAGCAAGGAATGACGGACCCTTACTTGTTGAAACCATTTTCAAAGGGCTATAATGAGCAGGACCTGCAAGAAATCAGTTCGATTTTGTCATCTTCAGACAATTGGTGCATAATGAGAGAAGCTCTGGAGAAATGCACTGTTCAGTTCACACCAGAATTGGTTGTGGAGATATTGCGTAACTGCAGCATGCATGGCAATGCTGCATTACATTTTTTTTCATGGGTAGGTTTGCAAACTGGCTGTTGCCACACTACAGAAACATACAACATGGCTATGAAAATTTCAGGACGCGGGAAAGATTTCAAGCACATGAGAAGCCTTTTTTATGAGATGAGAAGGAAGGGTTGCTTAATAACACCAGACACTTGGGCAATCATGATAATGCAATATGGTCGAACAGGTCTTACCGAGATagctttaaaaatttttaatgagaTGAAAGATAATGGTTATAATCCAAATGAAAGTACCTACAAGTATTTGATCATCAGCCTTTGTGGGAGAAAAGGTAGAAAGGTAGATGAAGCTATTAACATATTCCAGGAGATGATTCGTGCTGGACACATCCCTGACAGGGAAGTGGTTGAAACTTATCTCTGTTGTTTATGTGAAGCTGGTAAATTATCAGAAGCCAGAAGGAGCTTAGATTCTCTTCACAAGGTAGGTTTCACAATTCCTCTTAGTTATTCTCTGCACATTAGGGCGCTTTGTCGATCAGGACGCCTGGAAGAAGCTTTATCCTTGCTAGATGAGGTTGGTGCAGAACAAACTTCATTGGATCAGTATACTTATGGAACCCTTGTTCACGGATTACTACGAAAGGGACGACAAGAAGAAGCATTGGCCAAGGTGGATTCCATGAAACAGACAGGCATTCAACCAACAGTCCATGTTTATACCTCCTTAATAGTTCATTTTTTCAAGGAGAAACAGATGGAAAAAGCTATGGAATATTTCAAGAAAATGCAAGAAGATGGCTGCAAACCGACAATCGTTACATATTCAGCATTGATCCGAGGATACATGAACATGGGAAGAGATGTTGATGCTTGGAATGTGTTCAATCATATGAAATTGGAAGGACCAGCGCCAGATTTTAAGACTTATTCAATGTTCATTGATTGTCTCTGTAGGGCAGGTAAATCTGAAGAAGCCTTGCAGCTTATATCCCAAATGGTAGATGATAGGATTGTTCCAAGTACTATCAATTTTAGAACTGTTATTTTTGGGCTGAATAGAGAAGGTAAACATGATTTAGCTCAGACTGTATTGAAACAAAAGTTGGCTTTAAGAAGCAAACGCAAGTTCTTGACATAA
- the LOC110623759 gene encoding fra a 1-associated protein, whose product MGWVWRDDEPADEISEYWRGPDSSSGKVCSTRKVVKSQCNTEEVEPGKFLRKCEKTEEILRECLGEPVEVLKSNKEYTEDDVTDLVVKGSSSLGQFENLPFGLPGLRSDIEGIERHFLGGINRFFDAAEQFKSSLFDDFGDSYKENPSCPPSMRRGIPIEDYPQKREASPKQRGTDTGNVDLSGLARDV is encoded by the exons ATGGGTTGGGTGTGGAGAGACGACGAGCCTGCTGATGAAATCAGCGAATATTGGAGAGGCCCTGATTCATCCTCTGGGAAGGTGTGCTCGACGAGGAAAGTGGTGAAGTCGCAGTGCAATACGGAGGAGGTGGAGCCTGGAAAGTTCCTTAGGAAGTGCGAGAAAACTGAGGAGATTCTCAGAGAATGCCTTGGAGA GCCTGTTGAAGTGCTGAAGTCCAACAAGGAGTACACTGAAGATGATGTTACAGACCTGGTGGTTAAAGGGTCTTCTTCACTAGGCCAATTTGAAAACTTGCCATTCGGCTTACCAGGGCTCCGAAGTGATATTGAAGGCATTGAACGACACTTCCTTGGTGGAATCAATAGATTTTTTGACGCAGCTGAACAGTTTAAGAGTAGCCTTTTCGATGATTTTGGGGACTCGTACAAGGAGAATCCATCCTGTCCTCCATCTATGAGGAGAGGGATACCAATTGAAGACTATCCACAAAAAAGGGAGGCCTCTCCTAAACAAAGGGGGACTGATACTGGTAATGTTGATCTTTCTGGTTTAGCTAGAGATGTCTGA